In Pengzhenrongella sicca, a single genomic region encodes these proteins:
- the ilvC gene encoding ketol-acid reductoisomerase produces MAELFYDDDADLSIIAGRKVAVIGYGSQGHAHALNLRDSGVDVRVGLREGSSSRAKAEDAGLQVLTVAAATAWADVVVILAPDQAQRHLYANDIAPNLAAGSALVFAHGFNIRFGYITPPDGVDVVMIAPKGPGHLVRREYVDGRGVPVIVAVEQDATGNAWALALSYAKAIGGLRAAGIKTTFTEETESDLFGEQAVLCGGVSQLIQYGFETLTEAGYQPEVAYFEVLHELKLIVDLINEGGIAKQRWSVSDTAEYGDYVSGPRVIDPSVKENMKAVLADIQNGAFAKRFIDDQDAGAPEFTALRAKGEAHPIEAVGRRLRKLFAWVKPTDSDFVEGSAAR; encoded by the coding sequence GTGGCAGAGCTTTTCTACGACGACGACGCCGACCTCTCGATCATCGCCGGCCGCAAGGTCGCCGTCATCGGGTACGGCAGCCAGGGGCACGCGCACGCGCTGAACCTGCGTGACTCGGGCGTCGACGTGCGCGTCGGCCTGCGCGAGGGCAGCTCCTCTCGCGCGAAGGCCGAGGACGCCGGGCTCCAGGTGCTCACGGTCGCCGCGGCGACCGCGTGGGCCGACGTCGTCGTCATCCTGGCGCCGGACCAGGCGCAGCGGCACCTGTACGCGAACGACATCGCGCCCAACCTGGCCGCCGGGTCCGCGCTCGTGTTCGCGCACGGGTTCAACATCCGGTTCGGCTACATCACCCCGCCCGACGGCGTCGACGTCGTCATGATCGCCCCGAAGGGGCCCGGCCACCTCGTGCGCCGCGAGTACGTCGACGGGCGCGGCGTGCCCGTGATCGTCGCCGTCGAGCAGGACGCGACCGGGAACGCGTGGGCGCTCGCGCTGTCCTACGCCAAGGCGATCGGCGGCCTGCGCGCCGCCGGGATCAAGACCACCTTCACGGAGGAGACCGAGAGCGACCTCTTCGGCGAGCAGGCCGTGCTGTGCGGCGGCGTCTCCCAGCTCATCCAGTACGGCTTCGAGACCCTCACGGAGGCCGGCTACCAGCCCGAGGTCGCGTACTTCGAGGTGCTGCACGAGCTCAAGCTCATCGTCGACCTCATCAACGAGGGCGGCATCGCCAAGCAGCGCTGGAGCGTCTCGGACACGGCGGAGTACGGCGACTACGTCTCCGGCCCGCGGGTCATCGACCCGAGCGTCAAGGAGAACATGAAGGCCGTCCTCGCGGACATCCAGAACGGCGCGTTCGCGAAGCGCTTCATCGACGACCAGGACGCCGGCGCGCCGGAGTTCACGGCGCTGCGCGCCAAGGGCGAGGCGCACCCGATCGAGGCCGTCGGCCGCCGCCTGCGCAAGCTCTTCGCCTGGGTCAAGCCGACCGACTCCGACTTCGTCGAGGGTTCCGCCGCCCGCTGA
- the ilvN gene encoding acetolactate synthase small subunit, whose translation MSRHTLSVLVENKPGVLTRVAGLFARRAFNIHSLAVGPTERDTVSRITVVVDVDDLPLEQVTKQLNKLINVIKIVELEASSSVQRELLLVKVRAEAGQRGGVLEVVELFRAHVVDVVPDAVTIEATGGPDKLDALLAALEPYGVREIVQSGTVAIGRGARSITDRALDRAIRSA comes from the coding sequence ATGAGCAGGCACACGCTCTCCGTCCTGGTGGAGAACAAGCCCGGCGTGCTGACGCGCGTCGCGGGGCTGTTCGCCCGCCGCGCGTTCAACATCCACTCGCTCGCGGTCGGTCCGACCGAACGCGACACCGTCTCGCGGATCACGGTCGTGGTCGACGTTGACGACCTGCCGCTCGAGCAGGTGACCAAGCAGCTCAACAAGCTGATCAACGTCATCAAGATCGTCGAGCTCGAGGCGTCGTCCTCGGTCCAGCGCGAGCTCCTGCTCGTCAAGGTGCGGGCCGAGGCCGGCCAGCGCGGCGGCGTGCTCGAGGTCGTCGAGCTCTTCCGGGCGCACGTCGTCGACGTCGTCCCGGATGCGGTCACGATCGAGGCGACCGGCGGGCCCGACAAGCTGGACGCGCTGCTGGCCGCGCTCGAGCCGTACGGCGTCCGCGAGATCGTGCAGTCCGGCACGGTCGCGATCGGCCGCGGCGCACGCTCCATCACCGACCGGGCGCTCGACCGCGCCATCCGCTCGGCCTGA
- a CDS encoding acetolactate synthase large subunit, which produces MVQGHHPAPPRTAGAHGVVPSVVPRPPGPDALVERVAAAASSSPVAAGPEQVTGAQAIVRSLEESGVDVVFGIPGGAVLPLYDPLMDSTRVRHILVRHEQGGGHAASGYAHATGRVGVCIATSGPGATNLVTPIADANMDSIPMVAITGQVGASFIGTDAFQEADIVGITLPVTKHNFLVTNADDIPRVIAEAFHIASTGRPGPVLVDISKSAMQAQTTFSWPQQLNLPGYHPVTKPHSKQIREAARLLATARRPVLYIGGGVIRAGASAELRALVDASGAPAVTTLMARGALPDSHPQHLGMPGMHGTVTAVAALQKADLIVALGARFDDRVTGKLSSFAPNATVVHADIDPAEIGKNKAVDVPIVGDLREVLADLLPELAREHTRHGKPDLEGWWRQIDDWRETFPLGYTDPDDGHLAPQHVIQRIGEISGPESIFVAGVGQHQMWAAQFIRYERPNSWLNSGGLGTMGFAVPAAMGAKVGAPDRTVWAIDGDGCFQMTNQELATCTINDIPIKVAVINNSSLGMVRQWQTLFYNERYSNTDLHTGHGTRRVPDFVKLADAYGAVGLRCESKADVDATIRRAMEINDQPVVVDFTVSPDAMVWPMVAAGVSNDEVQYARGISPAWDRED; this is translated from the coding sequence ATGGTCCAGGGACACCATCCGGCACCACCGCGCACGGCCGGCGCCCACGGCGTCGTCCCGAGCGTCGTTCCGCGCCCGCCCGGCCCGGACGCGCTCGTCGAGCGCGTGGCCGCCGCGGCGTCGTCGTCGCCCGTGGCCGCCGGGCCCGAGCAGGTCACGGGCGCGCAGGCGATCGTGCGGTCCCTCGAGGAGTCCGGCGTCGACGTCGTCTTCGGCATCCCGGGCGGCGCCGTCCTGCCGCTGTACGACCCGCTGATGGACTCGACCCGCGTGCGCCACATCCTCGTGCGGCACGAGCAGGGCGGCGGGCACGCGGCCTCGGGCTATGCGCACGCAACCGGCCGGGTCGGCGTCTGCATCGCCACCTCCGGGCCCGGCGCCACGAACCTCGTCACCCCGATCGCCGACGCGAACATGGACTCGATCCCCATGGTCGCGATCACGGGCCAGGTCGGTGCGTCGTTCATCGGCACCGACGCCTTCCAGGAAGCTGACATCGTCGGCATCACACTCCCGGTCACCAAGCACAACTTCCTCGTCACCAACGCCGACGACATCCCGCGGGTCATCGCCGAGGCGTTCCACATCGCCTCGACGGGACGGCCGGGGCCCGTGCTCGTCGACATCTCGAAGTCGGCGATGCAGGCGCAGACGACGTTCAGCTGGCCGCAGCAGCTCAACCTGCCCGGGTACCACCCCGTGACCAAGCCGCACTCGAAGCAGATCCGCGAGGCCGCCCGCCTGCTCGCCACGGCGCGCCGGCCCGTCCTGTACATCGGCGGCGGCGTGATCCGCGCGGGTGCCTCGGCCGAGCTGCGCGCGCTCGTCGACGCGTCCGGCGCGCCGGCGGTCACCACGCTCATGGCCCGCGGCGCGCTGCCCGACTCCCACCCCCAGCACCTGGGGATGCCCGGCATGCACGGCACGGTGACGGCGGTCGCGGCGCTGCAGAAGGCCGACCTGATCGTCGCGCTCGGGGCCCGCTTCGACGACCGCGTGACCGGCAAGCTCTCGAGCTTCGCGCCGAACGCGACCGTCGTGCACGCCGACATCGACCCCGCCGAGATCGGCAAGAACAAGGCGGTCGACGTGCCGATCGTGGGCGACCTGCGCGAGGTGCTCGCGGACCTGCTGCCCGAGCTCGCGCGCGAGCACACGCGCCACGGCAAGCCGGACCTCGAGGGCTGGTGGCGCCAGATCGACGACTGGCGCGAGACGTTCCCGTTGGGCTACACCGACCCCGACGACGGGCACCTGGCGCCGCAGCATGTGATCCAGCGCATCGGCGAGATCTCCGGCCCGGAGTCGATCTTCGTGGCCGGGGTCGGCCAGCACCAGATGTGGGCGGCGCAGTTCATCAGGTACGAGCGCCCCAACTCCTGGCTCAACTCGGGCGGCCTCGGCACGATGGGCTTCGCCGTGCCGGCCGCGATGGGCGCCAAGGTCGGCGCGCCGGACCGGACGGTCTGGGCGATCGACGGCGACGGCTGCTTCCAGATGACCAACCAGGAGCTCGCGACCTGCACGATCAACGACATCCCGATCAAGGTTGCCGTGATCAACAACTCCTCGCTCGGCATGGTCCGCCAGTGGCAGACCCTGTTCTACAACGAGCGGTACTCCAACACCGACCTCCACACGGGGCACGGCACGCGGCGCGTGCCCGACTTCGTCAAGCTCGCGGACGCGTACGGCGCCGTCGGCCTGCGGTGCGAGTCCAAGGCAGACGTCGACGCGACGATCCGGCGCGCGATGGAGATCAACGACCAGCCGGTGGTCGTCGACTTCACGGTCTCGCCCGACGCCATGGTCTGGCCGATGGTCGCCGCCGGCGTCAGCAACGACGAGGTCCAGTACGCCCGGGGCATCTCCCCGGCGTGGGACCGCGAGGACTGA
- a CDS encoding YbdD/YjiX family protein translates to MASPARLGGTVRARLRPAAAASVRALARAAGGVRWYATTLMGDHDYARYVAHLARTHPGTAPETERAYWRSRHDDSTPQARCC, encoded by the coding sequence ATGGCGTCGCCCGCACGGCTCGGCGGGACCGTGCGGGCGCGCCTGCGCCCGGCGGCGGCCGCCTCCGTGCGGGCGCTCGCCCGTGCCGCGGGCGGCGTCCGGTGGTACGCCACGACCCTCATGGGGGACCACGACTACGCGCGCTATGTGGCGCACCTCGCCCGCACGCATCCGGGGACCGCACCCGAGACCGAGCGGGCGTACTGGCGGTCCCGGCACGACGACTCGACGCCGCAGGCCCGCTGCTGCTGA
- a CDS encoding carbon starvation CstA family protein, protein MADTGVELVRTDPASPPVGVIDTNPITGRKKLLFAAIGLLGAISWAMVAFVRGESVNAVWFVLAAVSTYIIGYRFYARLIEYNVVKPRNDRATPAETYDNGKDFMPTDRRVLFGHHFAAIAGAGPLVGPVLAAQMGYLPGTIWIIFGAVLAGCVQDYLVLTLSVRRGGRSLGQMAHDELGRVGGTAALIGVYVIMIIVIGILGLVVVNALAASPWGVFSIAMTIPIALFMGVYLRTLRPGKVSEVSGIGLVLLLLAIISGGWVAETSWGQAWFTLEPVTIAWCLIGYGFAASILPVWLLLAPRDYLSTFMKVGTIALLAVGILVVRPEIHAPAVTTFAIEGTGPVFAGSLFPFLFVTIACGALSGFHSLIASGTTPKMLEKEGQARIIGYGGMLVESFVAIMALVTALVIDQHLYFVMNAPAALTGADPTVAAEYVNGLGLGGTPITPAEISQAATNVGEASIISRTGGAPTLAIGMSQVLSGVFGGSALASFWYHFAIMFEALFILTTVDAGTRVARFMLSDTIGNLGGAAKKFRDPSWRVGAWLCSGLVVACWGAIMLMGVTDPLGGINTLFPLFGIANQLLAAIALTVVTAVLVKQGRGKWAWIAGAPLLWDLVITMTASYQKIFSSNPKIGYWANHQAFLDAKASGAESFGSAADPQAIDAVIRNTFIQGTLSIVFAVLVLIVVGAAVAVMVKSRRLGGMPTSEDPELPSHLFAPNGLLATPAEKAVQAEWDALGRDGGRTPVPTGRH, encoded by the coding sequence ATGGCCGACACCGGCGTCGAGCTTGTTCGCACAGATCCTGCGTCACCCCCGGTCGGGGTGATCGACACGAATCCCATCACGGGCCGGAAGAAATTGCTGTTCGCCGCGATCGGGCTGCTCGGGGCGATCTCGTGGGCGATGGTCGCGTTCGTCCGCGGCGAGAGCGTGAACGCGGTCTGGTTCGTCCTCGCGGCGGTGTCGACCTACATCATCGGCTACCGGTTCTACGCGCGCCTGATCGAGTACAACGTCGTCAAGCCCCGCAACGACCGGGCGACCCCCGCCGAGACGTACGACAACGGCAAAGACTTCATGCCGACCGACCGTCGCGTGCTCTTCGGCCACCACTTCGCTGCCATCGCAGGTGCCGGGCCGCTCGTCGGGCCTGTGCTCGCGGCCCAGATGGGCTACCTCCCCGGGACGATCTGGATCATCTTCGGCGCGGTGCTGGCCGGCTGCGTGCAGGACTATCTCGTCCTGACCCTCTCGGTCCGCCGCGGGGGCCGCAGCCTGGGCCAGATGGCCCACGACGAGCTCGGACGCGTCGGCGGGACCGCGGCGCTCATCGGCGTCTACGTCATCATGATCATCGTCATCGGCATCCTCGGGCTCGTCGTCGTGAACGCCCTCGCGGCCAGCCCGTGGGGCGTCTTCTCCATCGCCATGACCATCCCGATCGCCCTTTTCATGGGCGTCTACCTGCGGACCCTCCGGCCGGGGAAGGTCTCCGAGGTCTCCGGGATCGGACTCGTGCTGCTGCTGCTCGCGATCATCTCCGGCGGCTGGGTCGCCGAGACCTCGTGGGGCCAGGCCTGGTTCACGCTCGAGCCCGTGACGATCGCCTGGTGCCTCATCGGCTACGGCTTCGCGGCCTCGATCCTGCCCGTGTGGCTGCTCCTCGCGCCCCGCGACTACCTGTCGACCTTCATGAAGGTCGGCACGATCGCCCTGCTCGCGGTCGGCATCCTCGTCGTCCGCCCGGAGATCCACGCCCCCGCCGTCACGACCTTCGCGATCGAGGGCACCGGTCCGGTGTTCGCTGGCTCGCTGTTCCCGTTCCTGTTCGTCACCATCGCGTGCGGGGCGCTCTCGGGCTTCCACTCGCTCATCGCCTCGGGCACCACGCCGAAGATGCTCGAGAAGGAGGGCCAGGCGCGGATCATCGGCTACGGCGGCATGCTCGTCGAGTCGTTCGTCGCGATCATGGCGCTCGTCACCGCGCTCGTCATCGACCAGCACCTCTACTTCGTCATGAACGCCCCGGCTGCCCTCACGGGCGCCGACCCGACGGTCGCGGCGGAGTACGTCAACGGGCTGGGCCTCGGCGGCACGCCGATCACCCCCGCCGAGATCTCCCAGGCCGCGACGAACGTCGGCGAGGCCTCGATCATCTCGCGCACCGGCGGCGCTCCGACCCTCGCGATCGGCATGTCCCAGGTGCTGTCGGGCGTCTTCGGCGGCTCCGCGCTCGCGTCGTTCTGGTACCACTTCGCGATCATGTTCGAGGCGCTGTTCATCCTCACCACCGTCGACGCCGGCACCCGGGTCGCCCGGTTCATGCTCTCGGACACCATCGGCAACCTGGGCGGCGCGGCCAAGAAGTTCCGCGACCCGTCCTGGCGCGTGGGCGCCTGGCTCTGCTCGGGGCTCGTCGTGGCGTGCTGGGGCGCGATCATGCTCATGGGCGTGACCGATCCCCTCGGCGGCATCAACACGTTGTTCCCGCTGTTCGGGATCGCCAACCAGCTGCTCGCGGCGATCGCGCTCACGGTCGTGACCGCTGTCCTGGTCAAGCAGGGGCGGGGCAAGTGGGCCTGGATCGCGGGCGCGCCGCTCCTGTGGGACCTCGTCATCACGATGACGGCGTCGTACCAGAAGATCTTCTCGAGCAACCCGAAGATCGGGTACTGGGCGAACCACCAGGCCTTCCTCGATGCGAAGGCCTCCGGTGCCGAGTCGTTCGGCTCCGCGGCCGACCCACAGGCGATCGACGCGGTGATCCGGAACACGTTCATCCAGGGCACCCTGTCGATCGTGTTCGCCGTCCTGGTCCTGATCGTGGTCGGGGCGGCCGTGGCCGTGATGGTCAAGTCGAGAAGGCTCGGCGGGATGCCGACGAGCGAGGATCCCGAGCTGCCGTCGCACCTGTTCGCCCCGAACGGGCTCCTCGCGACGCCGGCCGAGAAGGCCGTGCAGGCGGAGTGGGACGCGCTCGGCCGCGACGGTGGTCGCACGCCGGTTCCGACCGGTAGGCACTGA
- a CDS encoding glycoside hydrolase family 13 protein: MSDEPTASAPWWTSAVVYQVYPRSFADSNGDGIGDLRGLQGRLDHLERLGVDVIWLSPVYPSPQDDAGYDISDYRGIDPVFGTLADFDALLADVHARGMKLVMDLVVNHTSDEHPWFVESRSSRDNPKRDWYWWRDARPHLEPGTPGAEPTNWESAFSGPAWHLDPATGQYFLHLFSRKQPDLNWENPQVREAIYAMMRWWLDRGVDGFRMDVINMISKAVALDGSLPDGSVRAGGRFGDGHPHYANGPRIHEFLHEMHREVFAGRGDRLLTVGEMPGATVDDAVAYTDPARGEVDMVFQFEHVGLDQGATKFDVRPLRLTDLKASFGRWQAGLAETGWNSLYWDNHDQPRIVSRFGDDSDAHRELSATMLATVLHLHRGTPYVYQGEELGMTNAHFERIDSYRDIESLNYVAQARADGADEGALLAALRAMSRDNARTPVQWDAGPHAGFTTGTPWIDVNPNHDRINAAAQVADPASVYHHYRRLIELRHTVPAVALGDFTMLAPTDEAVYAFTRRLGDVELLVLGNFTGENQTVDLSDARSWDSAERLIGNYPDFVGPRAAVPDMSAPGPITTQLPPAESAHNAAASIEPGRLRPWESRVYRRA, encoded by the coding sequence GCGGACTCGAACGGCGACGGGATCGGCGACCTGCGCGGGCTCCAGGGCCGACTCGACCACCTCGAGCGGCTCGGGGTCGACGTGATCTGGCTGTCCCCGGTGTACCCCTCGCCGCAGGACGACGCCGGATACGACATCAGCGACTACCGCGGGATCGACCCGGTGTTCGGCACCCTCGCGGACTTCGACGCGCTGCTCGCCGACGTGCACGCGCGCGGCATGAAGCTCGTCATGGACCTCGTCGTGAACCACACCTCCGACGAGCACCCGTGGTTCGTCGAGTCGCGGTCCTCGCGGGACAACCCCAAACGGGACTGGTACTGGTGGCGGGACGCGCGCCCGCACCTCGAGCCCGGTACGCCGGGGGCCGAGCCCACGAACTGGGAGTCGGCGTTCTCTGGGCCGGCGTGGCACCTCGACCCGGCGACCGGCCAGTACTTCCTGCACCTGTTCTCCCGCAAGCAGCCTGACCTCAACTGGGAGAACCCGCAGGTGCGCGAGGCGATCTACGCGATGATGCGCTGGTGGCTCGACCGCGGCGTGGACGGCTTCCGGATGGACGTCATCAACATGATCTCGAAGGCCGTGGCGCTCGACGGCTCGCTGCCCGACGGCAGCGTGCGCGCCGGCGGCCGGTTCGGCGACGGCCACCCGCACTACGCCAACGGGCCGCGGATCCACGAGTTCCTCCACGAGATGCACCGCGAGGTGTTCGCGGGCCGGGGCGACCGGCTGCTGACGGTCGGGGAGATGCCGGGCGCAACGGTCGACGACGCGGTGGCGTACACGGACCCCGCCCGCGGCGAGGTCGACATGGTGTTCCAGTTCGAGCACGTCGGGCTCGACCAGGGCGCGACGAAGTTCGACGTGCGCCCGCTGCGGCTCACCGACCTCAAGGCGTCGTTCGGGCGCTGGCAGGCCGGGCTCGCCGAGACGGGCTGGAACAGCCTGTACTGGGACAACCACGACCAGCCCCGGATCGTGTCGCGCTTCGGGGACGACTCGGACGCGCACCGCGAGCTGTCCGCCACGATGCTCGCGACTGTCCTGCACCTGCACCGCGGCACGCCGTACGTCTACCAGGGCGAGGAGCTCGGGATGACGAACGCGCACTTCGAGCGCATCGACTCCTACCGCGACATCGAGTCCCTCAACTACGTCGCGCAGGCCCGCGCGGACGGCGCCGACGAGGGCGCGTTGCTCGCGGCCCTGCGCGCCATGAGCCGGGACAACGCCCGCACACCGGTGCAGTGGGACGCGGGTCCGCACGCGGGGTTCACGACCGGCACGCCGTGGATCGACGTGAACCCGAACCACGACCGGATCAACGCGGCCGCGCAGGTGGCGGACCCGGCGTCGGTCTACCACCACTACCGGCGCCTGATCGAGCTGCGGCACACGGTGCCCGCCGTCGCCCTCGGCGACTTCACCATGCTCGCGCCGACGGACGAGGCCGTGTACGCCTTCACACGCCGGCTCGGCGACGTCGAGCTGCTGGTGCTCGGCAACTTCACCGGCGAGAACCAGACCGTCGACCTGTCGGACGCGCGATCCTGGGATTCCGCCGAGCGCCTCATCGGCAACTACCCCGACTTCGTCGGGCCGCGGGCGGCCGTGCCGGATATGTCCGCACCTGGGCCAATAACGACGCAATTGCCGCCCGCGGAATCCGCGCACAATGCTGCCGCGTCAATCGAGCCGGGGCGACTGCGCCCCTGGGAGTCGCGAGTTTATCGCCGAGCATAG